The region CCGAAGGAAAATCATTTTCAGTATCTATTAATGAGCCCATTTGGCTTTTAGATAGTGACGGCAAAGAAATTAAAAAAGATAAAAACGGACGACTTCTACTGCCTATTCGTCACGTTAGGTGCAGAGTGGCGGCAGGAAGAGGGTTTTTTACTAAAGACAAAGCAATTGAAATAAAAGAACAAACTTATAAATCCAAAAAAGATTATAAGAGATATTATTATGCTCAAAATGATGGAAACTATCTGTGTTTACTTTATGAATGTTATCATAAAGGGAAGCTGGAACGAGAGTTTAAGTTTATAAATTATTTCGAAGTAGCAAAGTTGGGGATAAAATCATCTGATGATATCAAAAATGAACCTTATTTTAATGAATTAAGCAAAAATAAAAAACAGTATAAACTCTCTGCTATTATCAAGACAGGAACCAGAGTTTTAATGTACAGTAAAAAGCCTGAAGAAATATTTGACTTAGAGAACACAGAATTACTTAAACGTTTATATAATGTCTATAAGTATAACTTCACAGGTAGTAACCGCATTTATTTGCAACAACATCTTGAAGCAAGAGAGAATGAAAAAATCAAAAATGATGAAGATTTTTCTGTTTTTGATAATACAAAATATCAAGCAAGATTAAATCTTGTTGCAAGTAACTTTAATTGTATTATTGAAGGACGTGATTTCGAGATTTCCGACAGTGGAAAAATAAATTTTATTAACTAGAGATGATAAAAAAAACACTCTATTTTGGCAACCCAACATATCTTAGTTTGCGAAACAGACAGCTGACAATCAAGTTGCCTGAGGTAGAAAAGTCTGATTTGCCCGAAACTTTTAAAGAGGATTCGGTTATTACTATCCCTATAGAGGATATAGGAGTGGTGTTGCTTGATAACAAACAGATTACCATTACACATGGAGTAATGGAGGCGTTGTTGGAAAATAATGTAGCTCTGATAACCTGCGATAATAGCCATTTGCCTGTTGGTTTAATGCTTCCACTCTGTGGCAACACCACGCAGAGTGAGCGTTTCACACAGCAGATACAGGCTTCGCTACCATTAAAAAAACAGCTTTGGCAACAGACTGTTCAACAGAAAATACTAAACCAAGCAGCTGTTTTAGAGTCTGTTATGGGTGAAGAGGCACGTAATATGCGTGTTTGGGTAAATGAGGTTCGCAGTGGCGACCCTGACAATTTAGAGGGGCGAGCAGCTGTATATTATTGGCGAAATCTTTTCCCAAAAATCCCCGACTTTACACGCAATCGCGATGGTATTCCGCCAAATAATCTGCTAAACTACGGTTATGCTATTTTGCGCGCTATAATTGCTCGTAGCCTTGTATCAAGTGGACTTTTGCCTACATTAGGTATTCATCACCACAATCGCTACAACGCTTATTGTCTTGCAGATGATGTAATGGAGCCGTATCGCCCTTATGTTGACCAAATTGTGATAAAACTTTTGGCAAGCGGTATAGATTGCTCTAAAATTACAAAAGAGATTAAACAGGAATTGCTACAAATTCCAACAGTTGAGGTAATAATTGGCAAAAGGCGTAGTCCACTAATGATTGCCGCGACACAAACATCGTCGTCTCTCTATAAATGTTTTTCGGGTGAACTTAGGCGAGTGGTTTACCCAACTTTAGAGCCTTATAATACAGATGGATAGATTTAGCGAATATAGAATTATGTGGGTTTTAGTATTTTTCGATTTGCCAACTGAGACAAAAAAGGAGCGTAAAGCAGCAGCAAAGTTCCGCAAGCAGTTGATTGAAGATGGCTTTACTATGTTTCAGTTCTCTTTTTATATTCGTCATTGCCCAAGTCGCGAAAATGCCGAAGTTCATATAAAACGAGTTAAAGGCTTTCTGCCGGAGTTAGGCAAGGTTGGAATCCTCTGTATTACCGACAAACAGTTTGGAAATATGGAGATTTTCTATTGTCAAAAGGAGGATAAAAAGCCATCACCCTATCGACAATTAGAACTTTTTTAGAAATAAAAAACTGATATATATAAAGAGAAAATCCCGATTTTTTCTCGGGATTTTTTATTTCTAAAACAGTCTGTAGTTTATTGATTCTCAGCACGGTGTCCATATTGTGCTGTTTTAGATCCTAAAGATACAAATTTCTGAAAGCAATTCACAACTTAAAATTAGCCGTGTTTTTGGTTGTTTTTGCTGTTTTAGATCCTAAAGATACAAATTTCTGAAAGCAATTCACAACCTGTTAAGTCGAATACTGAAAGCGTTATCTGCTGTTTTAGATCCTAAAGATACAAATTTCTGAAAGCAATTCACAACGTGTTTTGTGCAATAGGGCTGTGGTGGTTTGCTGTTTTAGATCCTAAAGATACAAATTTCTGAAAGCAATTCACAACTGCAAATATAGCGAAATTGTTTTAAATTAGGCTGTTTTAGATCCTAAAGATACAAATTTCTGAAAGCAATTCACAACTGTTTTGATTTGCTTGTAATGCTACAAAAGGCTGTTTTAGATCCTAAAGATACAAATTTCTGAAAGCAATTCACAACATAAGGATTAGCCATTGCAACCTTATTAAGCTGTTTTAGATCCTAAAGATACAAATTTCTGAAAGCAATTCACAACAACAGCTTTTACGGAGGCGGACACGGTAAAGCTGTTTTAGATCCTAAAGATACAAATTTCTGAAAGCAATTCACAACGTGTTAATTGGACAATTGACGACACCGACAGCTGTTTTAGATCCTAAAGATACAAATTTCTGAAAGCAATTCACAACTGCAATGGGTATCGCCAACACGGCGCAAAGCTGTTTTAGATCCTAAAGATACAAATTTCTGAAAGCAATTCACAACAATGTAGCCGAGCCGTGTCGGTAATACAAGGCTGTTTTAGATCCTAAAGATACAAATTTCTGAAAGCAATTCACAACCAAAAGCGATAACGAAAAAAGTAATTAATGGCTGTTTTAGATCCTAAAGATACAAATTTCTGAAAGCAATTCACAACAAGCGATAAAAAACATAAACTTTAATCCTGGCTGTTTTAGATCCTAAAGATACAAATTTCTGAAAGCAATTCACAACTACGGTTGTAATAACACGAACGAATTAGAAGCTGTTTTAGATCCTAAAGATACAAATTTCTGAAAGCAATTCACAACATTTTACAAATTTTTGCAATCACTTCGATAGCTGTTTTAGATCCTAAAGATACAAATTTCTGAAAGCAATTCACAAC is a window of Bacteroidales bacterium DNA encoding:
- the cas1 gene encoding type II CRISPR-associated endonuclease Cas1, which codes for MIKKTLYFGNPTYLSLRNRQLTIKLPEVEKSDLPETFKEDSVITIPIEDIGVVLLDNKQITITHGVMEALLENNVALITCDNSHLPVGLMLPLCGNTTQSERFTQQIQASLPLKKQLWQQTVQQKILNQAAVLESVMGEEARNMRVWVNEVRSGDPDNLEGRAAVYYWRNLFPKIPDFTRNRDGIPPNNLLNYGYAILRAIIARSLVSSGLLPTLGIHHHNRYNAYCLADDVMEPYRPYVDQIVIKLLASGIDCSKITKEIKQELLQIPTVEVIIGKRRSPLMIAATQTSSSLYKCFSGELRRVVYPTLEPYNTDG
- the cas2 gene encoding CRISPR-associated endonuclease Cas2; its protein translation is MDRFSEYRIMWVLVFFDLPTETKKERKAAAKFRKQLIEDGFTMFQFSFYIRHCPSRENAEVHIKRVKGFLPELGKVGILCITDKQFGNMEIFYCQKEDKKPSPYRQLELF